Within Acidaminococcus timonensis, the genomic segment CATCGAAACAGCCCTCGGACTGGCCGCAGAAGGCCTGGGGATTTCCTTTACCATGAGCTGTTACGTGAAGGCCCTGCACCCAGTCCATCCGGTCCGCTATTTTGCCACCGGAAACCTGCAGGAAGCCCCCTGGCTGACTCTGTATTACCGGAATGAACTGGAAGGAGATCCTGTATTGGAGCCCCTGATCCATCTATTGCGTGAAATCGTCCAAACCATCTTATAAGGAGGCATTCTTTTGTCGCTACTGTCCGCCTATAATCAAAAAAAGAAGACCGTCCCGGAGTTGCTTTCCCTGCTCCAGGACGGTGATTATATCCTGTCCGCCCAGGCACTGGCTGAACCGGTGACCCTTTTGGAACAGTTCCCCCTGCTCCACCAATGGGGGCGGAAAAACCTGGTGTTCAATTCCTGTATGCCTGCCCGGGATCTGGCCTGGTACCATGATCCGGCCATGCGGGAAACCCTGGAACATGTCTGCTGGTTTTTCAGTCCTCCGGCCCGGAAAGCCCATCAGGAGGGGCTCTGCACTTTCCTTCCCGGGTACTCCACCAACCTGGTACGAAAGACTTTCCAACAGCTCCGCTCCCAGGGCCGCCGGCCGGTACTGCTGGCTACGGCTTCCCCCATGGATGCGGAGGGGAATTTTTCCCTTTCCATCAGCGCCCTGTTCGAGAGGGAAATCATCGATAACGGGGCCCTGGTCCTGCTGGAAGTCAGTTCCCGGTATCCCCGGACCCATGGAGATACCATCCTGCCCCTGTCCGCCGTGACGGCTTTTGTGGAAACGGACCGGCCGGTACCGGAAATGCCGAAAACGACCCTGCGGCCCGTGGACCAGGCCATCGGCACCCGGATCGCCGAACTGATCCCGGATGGTTCCACCCTTCAGCTGGGGGTGGGGCACATTCCCGATGCGGTAGCCATCCGGCTGAAAGATCGCAGGCACCTGGGCATCCATTCCGGCATGTTCAGTGAGAGCCTGATGGAACTGATCCGCTGTGGCGCTGTGGACAATTCCCGGAAAGGCTTTCATCCGGGAGAGACAGTCACAGCCTTTGCTGCCGGCAGTCAGGAACTGTACCAATTCCTCCACGAAAACAGGGACATCCTGATCAAAGGCGGATATTATACCAACGCTCCAGCTGTCATTGCCCAAAACCGCAACATGGTCTCCCTGAACACCGCCCTGGAAATCGATCTGACCGGCCAGTGTGCCGCTGAATCCATGGGGTTTACCCAGTGGAGTGCTACGGGAGCCCAGACAGAAACCGTGGAAGGGGCCCAGCTGTCTCCCGGCGGAAAATCCATCCTGGCCCTGCCCTCCTGCTATACGGCCCGGAGCCGGACCGGAGAAAAGGTCCTTCGCTCCAAGATCGTACTTTCCTTCCGGCCGGGCACCATCGTCTCCACCTCCCGGAACGATGTGGATTACGTTGTTACAGAATATGGCACAGCCTGGCTCCGGGGACAGCCCCTGGACAAACGGGCTAAAGCCCTGATTGCCATTGCCCACCCGTCCTTTCGGGACCAGCTGACAGCCGACGCCAAAAAATATGGACTGATTTTTTAATACACATAAAAAGGACCTGTCTCTTATAGGACAGGTCCTTTCCATTCGCTGGAGACTCGAGACTAGTGACTAGAGACTCAAAAAAAAGAAGGAGCTGCGCTTGCACAGCTCCTTCTTCGTATCGGCTTACAGGCTTTCTGCGAAAGCTTCCAGAGCGGTCTGGGCTTGCCCGAAGTCACGGGTCTGTTGATCCACACCGATCTTCACATGAGGAATGTGATGGGCATCCAGAGCCTTCTTCAGGTCAGGATATTCCATTTCTTCCGGATCGCAGAACTGCATCATGAAGACCACAACACCTTCAGCGCCGCTGTCTTTGACCAGCTGGCACACATGTTCAGAACGGGTGTTCTGCAGATAGGAGGGGTCATACAGCAGTACGTCGTTCTTTTGTTTGGAGAACTGTACAGCCAGTGCCTGCAGCCCGTTATCCAGGTCTTCCGGAGCATCTACTGCGAAGCTGCGGCTTTCGTAAGCGCAGTCATCAGCAGCGACTACCAGCTTGTTATCGTCCATGGCTTTCAGCAGGCCGGGCATGTTGTAGATGATACCGGAAACAACCACTTTGTGGCCATCGAACTTGCCGGCAGGAGCAGCAGCCAGTTCTTTGTTCAGTTCTTCCAGTTTGGCCGTGTATTCATCCTTCAGCATGAAGTAAGCAGCACGCAGAACGGCAGCACGGGCAGAAGCCGGAATCAGATCCGGATGTTCGTTGGCCAGTTTGCAGAATTCACGACGGGCCTGACGGCTCTTGTTGTACACTTTGATGGCATCAAGGATGGCATCATTGGTGATTTCGTGACCGCAGATTTCTTCCAGATGACCTTTCACTTCGTTGTAGGCGTCATAGGTGAATTGACGGCCGGCAGCGGTTTGACGGACCTGCGGATGGGCCAGGAAGATAACCGGCATCTTGCCGGCCATGGCGACTTTGAAGTTCTGGCTCATAGGACGCAGGGTATCGCACAGTACGGTCGTGATGATCCCGTCCAGGCCATCCAGGGTACCGTCCAGCAGCATTTCCAGGGATTGCTGGGCAACGGTGCAATAGAAGGAAGCACAGTATTCTTTGGAACGGACTTCCTGTTTGCCGTTGCAGCCCCATACACCCATGGGAACCATACCTGCAGCATAGACCAGTTCTTCCGGGCTATAGTAAGGCAGGCAGCCGATGGCTTTTTTACCCTGGGCTTTGTATTTTGCCAGCATGGTTTTCGGGCTGGCAGAGATTTGTTTGAATTCATCAAGCAGTGCACTGATAGCCATTGTTATTTCCCCTTCTTTTCATCATTTGCTTCCATGGCTTCGACCAAGCCCTGAACACGGGTCTCATACTGAGCCGCGTTGAAGTTTCTCGGGTCAGCCTGGTCACCATCGAACCCGGCAGTGGGGATACCCATGTCTTTGGTGAACCGACGCTGCATTTCAGGCATATATCCGCTCCAGGGTTTGCAGGACCGGTTGTAGTGGACCAGTACGCCATCTACCTTGTTATCGCGGATCAGGCCTTCACGCCATGCAACACCCTGTTCGATGCTGACGGAGTTAGGCGCTTTGCAGTATGCTTTCACCAGACCATCCAGGTTGTCGTATACAAATCCGAAAGCAGGCGCATACACAACACCGGTAATGTTCAGGCCGTTGGCTTTCAGCGGTTTGAACAGGTTCGGCAGTTTCGGCCAGCAGGGGATACCTTCGAACATGATACGATGCTGTTCTTTGAACGGAGCCGTGGTGGTGCCTTCTTTGACGTGCTGTTCCAGTTCGCTGGCCAGCAGTTCGAAAGCTTCAGCAGCTTCTACACGGCCACGAGCGGTTACTACATCGGCCATATGGTTGAACAGATCGAATCCGTTGAACGGAGCCGGTTTGTATTGCAGGTAATCGCAGACCTTCAACCATGCCTTGGCCGTACGGTTGGCGTTCTGGCAGCATTGTTCGAATTTGTCTTCATCGAACTTCTTGCCGGAGATTTCTTCCATTTGATGGATGGCCGTATCCAGCTGGGCACGGATGTATTTCACGTTGGATTCGTTTACATGGTCGAATTCGTTGTAGGGAACATCGATCATGATCAGGGGAATGTTATGACGACGGGCAATGTCTTCATACCATTTGGTCATGCAGTTGCAGATGTTGTTGCAGCACAGCAGGAAGTCCGGCTGAGGCATGGTCATCTGACGATATTTATGCAGGGCATTCTGCCGGCGGGTCTTTTCTTCCCCTTCGGGCAGGGCTGCGATTTCGTAGATGTTATCAACGGTCGGATACGGTTTCAGGGTCTTGGGGTCGATTACGGGTTTGCCGTTTTCATCGAAGACCTTCTTGCCGTTTTCATCTTTCATCTGTTTGCCGCTGTTGGGATTGATGACATAATTGCCATCTTTATCCATCTTGTTGGCACCCCGATAGCCGGCGGAATAAGCCAGGGAAATCCGGGCATACCCGCAGATATCGTTGTCGTATCCCATGTCTTCAGCAGCCTGGCACATCACTTCGCCGTCACGGTTGGCAGCGATACCAGCAGCCTGGTTTTCAGGATAACCTACGTGCAGACCGAAAGATTCAGCCAATTCGCAGGGGAACTTGGAAGAGGACCAGCCTACTTTTTCTCCTCTTTCTTTGGCTTCCCGCAG encodes:
- a CDS encoding acetyl-CoA hydrolase/transferase family protein; protein product: MSLLSAYNQKKKTVPELLSLLQDGDYILSAQALAEPVTLLEQFPLLHQWGRKNLVFNSCMPARDLAWYHDPAMRETLEHVCWFFSPPARKAHQEGLCTFLPGYSTNLVRKTFQQLRSQGRRPVLLATASPMDAEGNFSLSISALFEREIIDNGALVLLEVSSRYPRTHGDTILPLSAVTAFVETDRPVPEMPKTTLRPVDQAIGTRIAELIPDGSTLQLGVGHIPDAVAIRLKDRRHLGIHSGMFSESLMELIRCGAVDNSRKGFHPGETVTAFAAGSQELYQFLHENRDILIKGGYYTNAPAVIAQNRNMVSLNTALEIDLTGQCAAESMGFTQWSATGAQTETVEGAQLSPGGKSILALPSCYTARSRTGEKVLRSKIVLSFRPGTIVSTSRNDVDYVVTEYGTAWLRGQPLDKRAKALIAIAHPSFRDQLTADAKKYGLIF
- the hgdA gene encoding (R)-2-hydroxyglutaryl-CoA dehydratase subunit alpha (The alpha subunit (HgdA) and beta subunit (HgdB) together are called component D of (R)-2-hydroxyglutaryl-CoA dehydratase, a key enzyme for glutamate fermentation. This oxygen-sensitive enzyme can perform a large number of turnovers after activation by HgdC, which requires a hydrolysis of ATP and transfers a single electron to the dehydratase.), whose product is MPKKVSPGVQALRDVVEKVYRELREAKERGEKVGWSSSKFPCELAESFGLHVGYPENQAAGIAANRDGEVMCQAAEDMGYDNDICGYARISLAYSAGYRGANKMDKDGNYVINPNSGKQMKDENGKKVFDENGKPVIDPKTLKPYPTVDNIYEIAALPEGEEKTRRQNALHKYRQMTMPQPDFLLCCNNICNCMTKWYEDIARRHNIPLIMIDVPYNEFDHVNESNVKYIRAQLDTAIHQMEEISGKKFDEDKFEQCCQNANRTAKAWLKVCDYLQYKPAPFNGFDLFNHMADVVTARGRVEAAEAFELLASELEQHVKEGTTTAPFKEQHRIMFEGIPCWPKLPNLFKPLKANGLNITGVVYAPAFGFVYDNLDGLVKAYCKAPNSVSIEQGVAWREGLIRDNKVDGVLVHYNRSCKPWSGYMPEMQRRFTKDMGIPTAGFDGDQADPRNFNAAQYETRVQGLVEAMEANDEKKGK
- the hgdB gene encoding (R)-2-hydroxyglutaryl-CoA dehydratase subunit beta; translated protein: MAISALLDEFKQISASPKTMLAKYKAQGKKAIGCLPYYSPEELVYAAGMVPMGVWGCNGKQEVRSKEYCASFYCTVAQQSLEMLLDGTLDGLDGIITTVLCDTLRPMSQNFKVAMAGKMPVIFLAHPQVRQTAAGRQFTYDAYNEVKGHLEEICGHEITNDAILDAIKVYNKSRQARREFCKLANEHPDLIPASARAAVLRAAYFMLKDEYTAKLEELNKELAAAPAGKFDGHKVVVSGIIYNMPGLLKAMDDNKLVVAADDCAYESRSFAVDAPEDLDNGLQALAVQFSKQKNDVLLYDPSYLQNTRSEHVCQLVKDSGAEGVVVFMMQFCDPEEMEYPDLKKALDAHHIPHVKIGVDQQTRDFGQAQTALEAFAESL